GCACCGATTGAGAACTTACTAAATTCTCTCTCTAAACCTTCTTGCCCAGCCAGAACCTCAGAAGAAGTCACTTCTGCAATTTCTGCAAATGTTAATCTTTCGATAGCAACTTTCTGAGATTTAACACGGATAGTACCACTTCTTGGACGAGTCTCTACAATTCCACGATTTTCAGCTTCCTTGATAGCGCGATAGGCCGTTCCATCACTGACTCCCAGATGGTTGGAAATACTACGAACACTAACCCTCTTTCCGACAGGCAATTCTTCCAAATAGCTTAGAATTTCCTGATGCTTACTCATTGAATTCTCCTTTTACATACCGAAATTCAAGATAATCCCGCATTTTTCTTGTGTAGCGATCACTTCCCTTAAACTGACGAATCAAACGGAATCCAGACTTAAGGGCAACCTTTTGACTTGCTTCATTTTCGAGGTGGGTAATAATGGTTAATTGTTTTAAAGCAAATTCCTCAAAAGAAAGCTGACAAATTTTTTTAACAACTTCTGTCATGAAACCTTGACACCATGCATCTTTTCTCAAAAAATAACCAAGTTCTGCTTCTTTTTTAATTTCATCTAGCTTCTCAAATTTAATTGAACCAATCATTTTTTCAGTTTTCTTGTCACAAATAGCCCATACACCTAAAGGAGCCTTCATAAAATAATTGGCCAATGCATATTGACTCTCTTCCGGACTAGCTTGACTTGGAAAAATGAATTGCAAATTTTCTGGATTTGAAGCTATCTCATGGAAATTCTGACTATCACTAAAAAAGAAAGGACGCAAATACAAGCGATCCGTTTCAAAAAAAGAAAACATTGCTAATTTGGTCCAAACATTCATAAACACCTCT
This window of the Streptococcus sp. 116-D4 genome carries:
- a CDS encoding GNAT family N-acetyltransferase, with the protein product MNVWTKLAMFSFFETDRLYLRPFFFSDSQNFHEIASNPENLQFIFPSQASPEESQYALANYFMKAPLGVWAICDKKTEKMIGSIKFEKLDEIKKEAELGYFLRKDAWCQGFMTEVVKKICQLSFEEFALKQLTIITHLENEASQKVALKSGFRLIRQFKGSDRYTRKMRDYLEFRYVKGEFNE